The following proteins are encoded in a genomic region of Necator americanus strain Aroian chromosome II, whole genome shotgun sequence:
- a CDS encoding hypothetical protein (NECATOR_CHRII.G8818.T2) codes for MKNIETLNRVGLVSLGLSALAITSLTIGVPYLLWTMSTVDTLINEQFLETTRMVEGIWRDIMLMEDDRDMAWWRFTRSAVQEQLPMTQKSTTAAQAPGYDSKHPEYDAGAEATATISVYSKDETFTPLYAEPTTNNDYFSSHARYQTPLTEEYQVATTSNYEKLIPAVLHNPLQFLITPLTPGQLFHSCCSLPSYDQKQELPQSYKCPAGNKGPPGPKGQPGDPGTPGSPGYDGEPAFFVTSAYSVERSLGRLPCPSCPPGPPGPPGPKGPSGYPGYKGLRGIAGTPGMPGRPGPVGSIGDIGKRGRPGMIGYKGSRGADGTQGSKGKPGAPGPPGAIGIPGPRGIGGTPGDYGPPGRPGPLGPLGETGLHGLDGLDGVAGREGQHGKDALYCSCPSKNSFVNITFASTSTEYIGPVAKGEYRNSAKENSDFDEIQKSPLESEIVSYGGGSPGRNPYRDESLYHNFEYERRSSKTK; via the exons ATGAAGAACATAGAGACCCTAAACCGTGTTGGTTTAGTCAGCCTTGGTCTGTCTGCACTCGCTATAACGTCTCTGACAATAGGTGTGCCATACCTTCTTTGGACAATGAGCACTGTCGACACACTTATCAATGAACAATTCTTGGAGACTACG CGAATGGTCGAAGGAATATGGCGCGATATTATGCTGATGGAAGATGATCGGGACATGGCGTGGTGGCGTTTCACCAGAAGCGCAGTGCAGGAACAGCTGCCTATG ACGCAGAAGTCCACGACTGCTGCACAAGCGCCTGGATATGATTCTAAGCACCCCGAATAT GATGCAGGTGCTGAAGCTACAGCAACAATTTCCGTTTACTCAAAAGATGAGACTTTTACTCCTCTGTACGCTGAGCCAACTACCAACAACGATTATTTTTCGTCTCACGCTCGCTACCAAACGCCGCTAACAGAGGAGTACCAAGTTGCAACGACGTCCAACTATGAGAAGCT AATCCCAGCCGTCCTGCACAACCCACTACAATTCCTTATTACTCCTCTTACACCCGGCCAGTTGTTCCACA GCTGttgttctcttccttcttaCGATCAGAAGCAGGAATTACCGCAGTCATACAAGTGTCCAGCTGGGAACAAAGGACCACCGGGACCAAAAGG ACAGCCAGGTGATCCTGGAACGCCCGGTAGTCCCGGGTATGATGGCGAACCAGCGTTCTTCGTTACTTCCGCATATTCTGTCGAGAGATCATTAGGACGCCTACCTTGCCCATCTTGTCCTCCAGGACCCCCTGGACCTCCTGGACCCAAAGGTCCGTCAGGGTATCCAGGTTACAAAGGTTTGCGAGGGATAGCAGGAACTCCCGGAATGCCTGGCAGACCAGGACCTGTCGGATCTATTGGCGATATAGGAAAGAGAGGGCGACCGGGTATGATAGGATACAAGGGATCTAG AGGGGCTGACGGTACTCAAGGAAGCAAAGGCAAACCAGGTGCTCCAGGCCCACCAGGAGCAATTGGAA TTCCTGGTCCTAGGGGAATTGGCGGGACACCTGGAGATTATGGACCTCCAGGAAGACCAGGTCCTCTGGGACCGCTGGGTGAAACA GGACTACACGGATTGgatggtttggatggagtggcTGGACGAGAGGGACAGCATGGAAAGGATGCACTGTATTGTTCCTGTCCAAGCAAAAACTCATTTGTGAACATTACATTTGCATCAACATCAACAGAATATATTGGTCCTGTCGCAAAAGGAGAGTACCGCAACTCTGCCAAAGAGAACAGCGACTTTGATGAAATACAAAAGTCTCCATTGGAGTCAGAAATTGTTTCATATGGA GGCGGCTCTCCTGGCAGAAACCCATATCGGGACGAATCGTTGTACCACAATTTCGAGTACGAGAGGAGATCATCTAAGACTAagtag
- a CDS encoding hypothetical protein (NECATOR_CHRII.G8818.T1): MKNIETLNRVGLVSLGLSALAITSLTIGVPYLLWTMSTVDTLINEQFLETTRMVEGIWRDIMLMEDDRDMAWWRFTRSAVQEQLPMTQKSTTAAQAPGYDSKHPEYCKEWPRLPRFASESACASGCCSLPSYDQKQELPQSYKCPAGNKGPPGPKGQPGDPGTPGSPGYDGEPAFFVTSAYSVERSLGRLPCPSCPPGPPGPPGPKGPSGYPGYKGLRGIAGTPGMPGRPGPVGSIGDIGKRGRPGMIGYKGSRGADGTQGSKGKPGAPGPPGAIGIPGPRGIGGTPGDYGPPGRPGPLGPLGETGLHGLDGLDGVAGREGQHGKDALYCSCPSKNSFVNITFASTSTEYIGPVAKGEYRNSAKENSDFDEIQKSPLESEIVSYGGGSPGRNPYRDESLYHNFEYERRSSKTK, translated from the exons ATGAAGAACATAGAGACCCTAAACCGTGTTGGTTTAGTCAGCCTTGGTCTGTCTGCACTCGCTATAACGTCTCTGACAATAGGTGTGCCATACCTTCTTTGGACAATGAGCACTGTCGACACACTTATCAATGAACAATTCTTGGAGACTACG CGAATGGTCGAAGGAATATGGCGCGATATTATGCTGATGGAAGATGATCGGGACATGGCGTGGTGGCGTTTCACCAGAAGCGCAGTGCAGGAACAGCTGCCTATG ACGCAGAAGTCCACGACTGCTGCACAAGCGCCTGGATATGATTCTAAGCACCCCGAATAT TGTAAAGAATGGCCTCGTTTGCCAAGGTTTGCATCGGAATCTGCTTGTGCGTCTG GCTGttgttctcttccttcttaCGATCAGAAGCAGGAATTACCGCAGTCATACAAGTGTCCAGCTGGGAACAAAGGACCACCGGGACCAAAAGG ACAGCCAGGTGATCCTGGAACGCCCGGTAGTCCCGGGTATGATGGCGAACCAGCGTTCTTCGTTACTTCCGCATATTCTGTCGAGAGATCATTAGGACGCCTACCTTGCCCATCTTGTCCTCCAGGACCCCCTGGACCTCCTGGACCCAAAGGTCCGTCAGGGTATCCAGGTTACAAAGGTTTGCGAGGGATAGCAGGAACTCCCGGAATGCCTGGCAGACCAGGACCTGTCGGATCTATTGGCGATATAGGAAAGAGAGGGCGACCGGGTATGATAGGATACAAGGGATCTAG AGGGGCTGACGGTACTCAAGGAAGCAAAGGCAAACCAGGTGCTCCAGGCCCACCAGGAGCAATTGGAA TTCCTGGTCCTAGGGGAATTGGCGGGACACCTGGAGATTATGGACCTCCAGGAAGACCAGGTCCTCTGGGACCGCTGGGTGAAACA GGACTACACGGATTGgatggtttggatggagtggcTGGACGAGAGGGACAGCATGGAAAGGATGCACTGTATTGTTCCTGTCCAAGCAAAAACTCATTTGTGAACATTACATTTGCATCAACATCAACAGAATATATTGGTCCTGTCGCAAAAGGAGAGTACCGCAACTCTGCCAAAGAGAACAGCGACTTTGATGAAATACAAAAGTCTCCATTGGAGTCAGAAATTGTTTCATATGGA GGCGGCTCTCCTGGCAGAAACCCATATCGGGACGAATCGTTGTACCACAATTTCGAGTACGAGAGGAGATCATCTAAGACTAagtag
- a CDS encoding hypothetical protein (NECATOR_CHRII.G8817.T2): protein MHVSVTLSVLVHMAGVFHVVALSIIRYYSLARLTTSDSSQPWFTYKKCRVSLLAIFLSVVIICIPLHFTSEVVMVEESSGCVTRHPHLRNASTFQLQFSSFPYLQTLNFWLFNLCSRIMPSVILCLMTILILEQLKKIRKITVRFINAERDKQYQRITKMILIIMFIFIIVELPQGLLAVLSTVTKLHLIVALGDFTEMITLMTSCVIFALFCLMNGRIRSAFSETSCLRWLEQWTHETIEKRIGRSVCRDKLLDYSCNNKSRMVSTNKSFTVL from the exons ATGCATGTCTCCGTTACGCTATCAGTACTCGTTCATATGGCTGGG gTGTTTCATGTGGTGGCTCTTTCTATCATAAGATACTACTCATTAGCAAGACTAACAACCAGCGATAGTTCGCAACCCTGGTTTACGTATAAG AAATGCCGAGTGTCTTTGTTAGCAATTTTCCTGAGCGTCGTTATCATCTGTATTCCGCTACATTTCACATCTGAAGTAGTTATG GTAGAGGAAAGCAGTGGATGCGTAACTCGACATCCTCATCTCAGGAATGCCAGCACGTTCCAGTTGCAGTTCTCTTCGTTTCCTTATTTACAAACGCTAAATTTCTGGTTGTTTAACTTGTGCTCCAGAATTATGCCATCA GTTATCCTGTGTTTGATGACGATTTTAATTCTGGAACAActaaagaaaattcgaaagatTACTGTCCGCTTCATTAATGCTGAGAGAGACAAACAATATCAACGGATCACGAAGATGATTTTA ATCATCATGTTCATCTTTATTATTGTCGAATTACCTCAAGGTTTGTTAGCTGTGTTATCCACTGTAACCAAACTTCACCTTATAGTGGCTTTAG GTGATTTTACGGAGATGATTACACTAATGACGTCTTGTGTCATATTTGCGCTTTTCTGTTTAATGAATGGGAGAATCCGATCGGCGTTTTCCGAAACTTCATGTCTGCGATGGTTAGAACAATGGACACATGAAACCATTGAGAAGAG GATTGGCCGATCGGTCTGCAGAGATAAACTTCTAGATTATTCCTGCAACAACAAATCAAGAATGGTTAGCACGAATAAGAGCTTTACGGTACTGTGA
- a CDS encoding hypothetical protein (NECATOR_CHRII.G8817.T1) gives MDWLDHVSEKYSRTVHPPLVLILCISGSLGHLMSMAILSSMMSPTNAFLISMSCSQLALCANFLYSTFFKWASDELCSPFFFSYYMAETMHVSVTLSVLVHMAGVFHVVALSIIRYYSLARLTTSDSSQPWFTYKKCRVSLLAIFLSVVIICIPLHFTSEVVMVEESSGCVTRHPHLRNASTFQLQFSSFPYLQTLNFWLFNLCSRIMPSVILCLMTILILEQLKKIRKITVRFINAERDKQYQRITKMILIIMFIFIIVELPQGLLAVLSTVTKLHLIVALGDFTEMITLMTSCVIFALFCLMNGRIRSAFSETSCLRWLEQWTHETIEKRIGRSVCRDKLLDYSCNNKSRMVSTNKSFTVL, from the exons ATGGACTGGCTAGATCATGTGTCAGAGAAGTACAGCCGAACAGTGCATCCACCGCTTGTGTTAATACTCTGCATTTCTGGATCACTAGGTCATTTGATGTCGATGGCCATTTTGTCTTCAATGATGAGCCCGACGAACGCTTTTCTCATCAGTATGTCATG CTCTCAACTCGCTCTATGCGCCAATTTCCTCTATTCGACATTCTTCAAATGGGCGTCAGACGAGTTGTGCtcacctttcttcttctcttactACATGGCAGAGACCATGCATGTCTCCGTTACGCTATCAGTACTCGTTCATATGGCTGGG gTGTTTCATGTGGTGGCTCTTTCTATCATAAGATACTACTCATTAGCAAGACTAACAACCAGCGATAGTTCGCAACCCTGGTTTACGTATAAG AAATGCCGAGTGTCTTTGTTAGCAATTTTCCTGAGCGTCGTTATCATCTGTATTCCGCTACATTTCACATCTGAAGTAGTTATG GTAGAGGAAAGCAGTGGATGCGTAACTCGACATCCTCATCTCAGGAATGCCAGCACGTTCCAGTTGCAGTTCTCTTCGTTTCCTTATTTACAAACGCTAAATTTCTGGTTGTTTAACTTGTGCTCCAGAATTATGCCATCA GTTATCCTGTGTTTGATGACGATTTTAATTCTGGAACAActaaagaaaattcgaaagatTACTGTCCGCTTCATTAATGCTGAGAGAGACAAACAATATCAACGGATCACGAAGATGATTTTA ATCATCATGTTCATCTTTATTATTGTCGAATTACCTCAAGGTTTGTTAGCTGTGTTATCCACTGTAACCAAACTTCACCTTATAGTGGCTTTAG GTGATTTTACGGAGATGATTACACTAATGACGTCTTGTGTCATATTTGCGCTTTTCTGTTTAATGAATGGGAGAATCCGATCGGCGTTTTCCGAAACTTCATGTCTGCGATGGTTAGAACAATGGACACATGAAACCATTGAGAAGAG GATTGGCCGATCGGTCTGCAGAGATAAACTTCTAGATTATTCCTGCAACAACAAATCAAGAATGGTTAGCACGAATAAGAGCTTTACGGTACTGTGA